One stretch of Nicotiana tabacum cultivar K326 chromosome 18, ASM71507v2, whole genome shotgun sequence DNA includes these proteins:
- the LOC142172499 gene encoding uncharacterized protein LOC142172499 encodes MEDNFKVKHEVMALLKKFVDRFQRERMMLPRVLDNWVDMAFAKLVNILEKRKINIACVQEARWVGYKARDVDRFKLWYSGRVGDMNGVSILLDNDLRELVVEVRRVNDRMMIIKLVVGGFTWHIISAYAPQAGLDEEVKRRFGEDLDEMVHTEKLLKGGDFNGHIGETSVGYDDVHGGFGFGDRNGGGMSLLDFARAFDLVIAN; translated from the exons atggaagataacTTCAAAGTGAAGCATGAAGTCATGGCATTGCTCAAAAAATTTGTAGACAGATTCCAGCGTGAGAGGATGATGTTACCGCGTGTACTTGATAACTGGGTAGATATGGCATTTGCAA AATTAGTGAATATTCTCGAGaaaaggaagattaatatagcttgTGTACAGGAGGCTAGGTGGGTAGGATATAAGGCACGGGATGTGGACAGGTTCAAACTATGGTATTCTGGGAGGGTGGGGGACATGAACGGGGTAAGTATCTTGCTTGATAATGACCTCCGTGAACTAGTGGTGGAAGTTAGGAGGGTGAATGATAGGATGATGATAATTAAGCTAGTTGTTGGAGGTTTTACTTGGCACATAATCAGTGCGTACGCACcccaagcaggcttggatgaggaagtCAAGAGGCGCTTCGGGGAGGATTTGGATGAGATGGTGCATACCGAGAAACTTTTAAAAGGAGGAGATTTTAATGGCCACATTGGAGAGACTTCTGTGGGTTATGATGATGTGCATGGTGGCTTTGGTTTTGGAGATAGAAATGGAGGAGGAATGTCTCTACTGGACTTTGCTAGagcatttgatttggtgatagcaaACTAG